The genomic stretch ATCGTTGATCAGGCGGCCGATTTCCTTCTGCATCTCCTTGGGCAATTGCAGCCCGAACTCCTTCTCCAGCACGTAGGCGACGCCGCCTTTGCCGGACTGGCTGTTGATGCGGATGATCGCGCGGTAGTTGCGGCCGATGTCCTGCGGATCGATCGGGATGTAGAGTACGTCCCACGGCTGATCGGGCATTTGGACCGCCCAAGACTTCTTGATCGCGTCTTGGTGCGAACCGCTGAAGGCGGTGAAGACCAGCTCGCCCGCGTACGGGTGGCGCGGCGGCACCTCCAAGCGCGTGCAGCGCTCGTAGACTTCACGGATGCCGTTGATGTCGCCGAAGTCCAACCCGGGATGGATGCCGTGCGAGTAGAGGTTGAGCGCGACGGTCACGATATCCAGATTTCCGGTACGTTCGCCGTTGCCGAAGAGCGTGCCTTCGACGCGGTCGGCACCGGCGAGCAGCCCCAGTTCGGTCGCCGCGACGCCCGTGCCGCGATCGTTGTGCGTGTGCAGCGAGACGATCGTGGCGTCGCGTCGCGTCAGGTGTCGACACATCCACTCGATCTGGTCGGCGTGGACGTTCGGCGTCGCGTACTCGACCGTCGCCGGGAGATTGAGGATGATCTTGTTTTCCGGAGTCGGTACCCAGACATCGGATACGGCTTCGCAGATCTCGAGCGCGAACTCGAGTTCGGTGCTGGTGAAGCTCTCGGGCGAGTACTCGAGTCTGAGTTCCATGCCGGCGTCGACCAACGGGCGGGCGTGCCGCTGCAGGAACGCGACGGCGGAGGTGGCGATTTTCACGATCGCCGGTCGATCCAGACCGAACACGTGTTTGCGCTGCGCGGGCGAGGTCGAGTTGTAGAGATGGAACACGACCTTCTTCGCTCCCGCGACCGCTTCGAGCGAGCGCGTGATCAGGTCCTCGCGACACTGACAGAGCACCTGGATGGCGACGTCGGAGGGGATGCGGTGCTCTTCTATCAGGCGGCGGCAGAAATCGAACTCGATCTGCGAGGCCGACGGGAAACCGACCTCGATCTCCTTGAAGCCGATGCCGACGAGGAGCTGAAACATCTCGAGTTTCTCCTCGACGCTCATGGGGACGGCGAGAGCTTGATTGCCGTCGCGAAGGTCGACGCTGCACCAGATGGGGGCCTGCGCGAGGGTGCGCGAAGGCCATTTTCGATCCGGCAGGTCCACGGGCGGGAACGGCCGGTACTTGGTGACGGGATGCGGTTGCATGGCGGATGCCGAGTTTCGGCGAAAAGAACGATAGTGAAGGAATGGACGACGGGTGGAAGTTTGGAACATCGCCATGTCGACTCCCGAGGAGCCCGACGGCGACGGACGGAAACGGTTCACGGACGCACGACCAACCGCTCACGCGGTCACCACGGATCGTGCGTCTAGTTAAGTCGAAGCAGTGCCTCGCGTCCAAAGTCCATCGCGATGTTTGATCGGTCGACCGTGGGTCGGAGTCAAGGTCGCGTTCCGCCTCGTCGGAGGAGATCCCGTTTCTTGGTCGCAGCGCAGAATCCGTTGGCGCTGGTCCGAGCGGACCCTTTCTATGCGGTTTTTCCCGTAGCACGCACGTGATGGCAAACCACCGACAGGCGCAGCTTCTCCGCCATGCTCGACGAGTCCTTTGATCTTGTCGGCTGTCTCGGCGAGGTGCGCGCGGGTAGCGAATCGGCCGCGCGAGCACTCGTGGAACACCTGTATCCGTTGGTGATTCGCATCGTGCGTGCGCATTTGCCGCGACGCACGCCGGAGGAGGACCTCGTGCAAGAGGTGTTCATCAAGATGTTCCGACGCATGGACCAATACGAAGGGAAAGTGCCGTTCCCGAACTGGGTCTCGAGAATCGCCGTCACCACCTGCATCGACCACCTGCGCGCGCAGAAACGACGACCAGAATATCGCTGGGCCGATCTCTCGGAGGATGAAGCGAACATGCTGGACGTCGTTACGCGCGATGAATCCGGGCCCGATCCCGCCGATTCAGCTACCGCCAAAGAATTGGTCGGCAAGCTCTTGGACACCTTGGGAGCGACCGACAGAACCGTCATCACCATGCTCGATCTGGAACAGAAATCGCTCGCCGAGATCGCCGCGGCCACCGGTTGGTCGCAGACAATGATCAAAGTCCGGGCTTTCCGGGCTCGACGGAAACTTCAACAGGCATTCAAACGTCTCCACGAAGGACATCGCCATGAACAGGTATGAACGCAGTTGGAATCGATTGACCGTGCTCGCGCGAAGTGCGGCGTCGGAGCCGATCCCGGGCCCCCCCCCGCCGGGCTTCGCCACGCGTGTCGCCGCACGTGGTTTGGCGGAGTGCAAGCGAGCCGGTAGTGCGGTCGCATGGGATTGGATGGCGGTCCGAGGTTTCGCCGTGGCTTGCTTGATCATGGCGACGGCATTGGCCGTCACATGGCCACTCGTGAAGTCGGGCGATCAGGAAGACCTCGCGGACCTTGCGGACATGCTGGTCGTGGCCGACGCTTCCCGTTGATGAAACGAGGTGCGGCCAAGGCACTCTGGGCGATGGTCGGGATCTTCTTGGCCGGTGGCGTCGTCGGAGGTCTCGCCGGCAACGCGTGGGCGCGCCACAAGGCCGTGCGGATTTCGGCACAAGAGTTCGTCGATCGGCAGCTCAAGAAGCGAGTCGATCAGCTCGAACTCACCGACGAGCAGATCGCCCGGATCAAGCCGATCATGAAGGATCACGAGGAGTCGATCCGTGCGTCGAGACGTCGGTCGTTCCAAGAGATCAGCCACATCTGGCGCGACATGAACGCCAGGATCGAACACGAATTGGCTCCCGAGCAATTGGAGAAGTTTCGGTTGATTCAGAAACAGGAATTGGAGCGTTTCGAACGGCAGGTGCAGTCGCGCTCGCGTCGTCCCGACGAGCCTGCGGCTCCTGCCGGTTCCCCGCCTTCCAGCACGGAAAAGCCCTCGTCCGCGCCGCCCTCCTGAGGTACCACATCGCCTTCGCCCAGCGTCGGAGTTCTAAGGTGTGCGTGGTTCGGCGTCGCTGGCGCGAAGTCCCTCGTGCGTCTGAGGGAGCTCAGCGGCGATGTGGGTGGTGAGAGGCGACACGAACCGAAGCGATTCGTCGCGCTGGCTTTGTCACGGCCAATCGGCGAGATCCACGAAAGCGATCCGGCACACCCGAGAGCTGACGGCATCGGTGTCTTTGTTGCTCGTCCGTTGCTCCCCGGAAACCAAAAAGCCTTCAAGTCAGCGACTTGGAGGCTTTCAAATTGGGTGCAGGGCTGGGATTTGAACCCAGGACCTTCAGGTTATGAGCCTGACGAGCTACCAGACTGCTCCACCCTGCAAAAGGTAAGAGGTCGGGAAATTGCGAGGCGGAGAAGCGGAGTCAAACGGTTTCTCGGGGAAAATGTCCGGAGTGGCGACGGGGCGTTGCGGCAGGTGCTTTTCCGGTGCGCGCGGGCAGGGGAAACGGTGGGTGACGTGCCGGGAGGGAATCGGAATTCCCGTTGACCGGCCTCGGCGCGGTTGGAAGCCTGCGCACATGGCACAACGTTTCGTGGTCGTCATGGCCGGTGGAAAAGGGGAGCGCTTCTGGCCGCAAAGCCGGCTGACGCGGCCCAAGCAATTGCTCCCGATCGTGGGGGAGTCGTCGATGCTCACGCAGACGGTCGAGCGGCTGCCTGGTTTGGTGCCCTACGAGAACATATTGGTGATCACCAACCGCGAGCAGCGCGACGCGGTGTTGGAGTGTTGTCCGATGTTGCCGCCGGAGAACGTGGTGGCGGAGCCGGTCGGGCGCGACACGGCGGCGGCGGTGGGTCTCGCGGCGCTGCTCGTGGGGCGGCGCGATCCCGGTGCGACCTTGGCGATGTTGCCCGCCGATCACGTGATCCACGACATCGAAGGTTTTTGTGCGGTGCTGCGGG from Opitutales bacterium ASA1 encodes the following:
- the leuA gene encoding 2-isopropylmalate synthase, which produces MQPHPVTKYRPFPPVDLPDRKWPSRTLAQAPIWCSVDLRDGNQALAVPMSVEEKLEMFQLLVGIGFKEIEVGFPSASQIEFDFCRRLIEEHRIPSDVAIQVLCQCREDLITRSLEAVAGAKKVVFHLYNSTSPAQRKHVFGLDRPAIVKIATSAVAFLQRHARPLVDAGMELRLEYSPESFTSTELEFALEICEAVSDVWVPTPENKIILNLPATVEYATPNVHADQIEWMCRHLTRRDATIVSLHTHNDRGTGVAATELGLLAGADRVEGTLFGNGERTGNLDIVTVALNLYSHGIHPGLDFGDINGIREVYERCTRLEVPPRHPYAGELVFTAFSGSHQDAIKKSWAVQMPDQPWDVLYIPIDPQDIGRNYRAIIRINSQSGKGGVAYVLEKEFGLQLPKEMQKEIGRLINDLADARGAEITPEEVLTAFRSEYLERTTPFKLVSIQTESADPHRVYCHAKVLHDGTIKTFTGSGNGPIDAFVHGLVGSGVKPFEILAYSEHSIGVGAASKAASYIRIKTSGGFVGFGAGIDTNIEVASIHAILGALNRAAARKLLG
- a CDS encoding sigma-70 family RNA polymerase sigma factor; translated protein: MLDESFDLVGCLGEVRAGSESAARALVEHLYPLVIRIVRAHLPRRTPEEDLVQEVFIKMFRRMDQYEGKVPFPNWVSRIAVTTCIDHLRAQKRRPEYRWADLSEDEANMLDVVTRDESGPDPADSATAKELVGKLLDTLGATDRTVITMLDLEQKSLAEIAAATGWSQTMIKVRAFRARRKLQQAFKRLHEGHRHEQV